One window of Thermoanaerobaculia bacterium genomic DNA carries:
- a CDS encoding HesA/MoeB/ThiF family protein, with protein MSEDRYHRQKMMDGFDQDRLTRARVLIAGLGGLGSAVSIYLAAAGVGTLILVDGDRVEMTNYNRQILHGIQDLGKSKVLSAMESLSAINPEITLIPKDLWITPESLAGIDCPDVIVDCLDSIRDRLVLNGWAVQKRIPLISAQVEGLEGRFMSILPGKTACLACIYKGEPGSRTPPILGTTAGLLGIMEAQEVLAILAELYDPSAGNLHFVDMRSWSMQTVTVNVDPFCTVCSTLRNQ; from the coding sequence ATGTCTGAAGATCGCTACCATCGACAAAAAATGATGGATGGGTTTGACCAGGACAGGTTAACCCGCGCCCGGGTCCTCATTGCAGGTCTGGGCGGGCTCGGATCGGCGGTTTCCATCTATCTGGCGGCGGCCGGAGTGGGAACACTGATCCTTGTCGATGGTGATCGTGTGGAAATGACCAACTACAATCGTCAGATTCTCCACGGGATTCAGGACCTGGGAAAATCGAAAGTCCTGTCGGCGATGGAATCTCTTTCTGCCATTAACCCGGAGATCACATTGATTCCAAAGGATCTATGGATTACTCCGGAATCTCTGGCTGGGATTGATTGTCCGGATGTGATTGTAGATTGCCTGGATTCAATTAGAGACCGCCTTGTTCTGAATGGCTGGGCCGTTCAAAAGAGGATTCCGCTGATTTCAGCACAGGTCGAGGGCCTGGAAGGGCGATTTATGTCGATCCTGCCGGGAAAAACGGCATGCCTGGCCTGTATCTACAAGGGAGAGCCCGGGAGCCGGACACCCCCGATTTTGGGGACGACGGCAGGTCTGTTGGGTATAATGGAAGCTCAGGAGGTACTTGCCATACTTGCGGAATTGTACGATCCTTCCGCAGGAAACCTCCATTTTGTGGATATGCGGTCGTGGTCAATGCAGACCGTAACGGTAAACGTTGACCCCTTTTGCACCGTATGTTCAACATTGAGGAATCAGTAA
- a CDS encoding NAD(P)(+) transhydrogenase (Re/Si-specific) subunit beta, with protein MISQNIVNLLYLVAALFFIYDLKWMAHPKTAVRGNVAGALGMLLAIVATLLSDRFEWSYILIGIAVGTLIGAISAVRVKMTAMPEMVGLFNGFGGGASALVAASALIAAIGSTATHMGMQEKIATVASGIIGSVTFFGSYVAFGKLAEFLAVKWKLHAWQKIIKYGFSLLVAAGGCWYAVHLGLSVSSVVIAVTSLIIAGLLLVKRERFSGMDLLKIASAAGAVLFGVLVVLNPQDIPLYWALIGVSGVLGVVLTLSIGGADMPVVIALLNSYSGLAAAATGFVISNTVLIISGSLVGASGIILTSIMCKAMNRSLTNVLFGTMGPTSETPDADEVYKTVKAASAEEIAMLLDGAGRVVIVPGYGMAVAQAQHAVRDLGNLLEERGATVEYAIHPVAGRMPGHMNVLLAEADVPYDKLLEMEAINPTMGQVDVAIVVGANDVVNPVARTDPKSPIAGMPIIDVDKARTVVVVKRSLSPGFAGIPNPLFAAENTLMFFSDGKKAMLDLIQAVKEV; from the coding sequence ATGATTTCTCAGAACATTGTAAACCTCCTCTACCTTGTAGCCGCACTTTTTTTCATCTATGACCTGAAATGGATGGCTCACCCGAAGACAGCTGTCCGGGGCAACGTGGCCGGAGCGCTGGGAATGCTGCTTGCCATCGTGGCCACCCTTCTTTCCGACAGATTTGAATGGTCCTATATCCTCATCGGAATTGCCGTCGGGACGCTCATCGGTGCAATTTCCGCCGTCCGGGTCAAGATGACGGCCATGCCCGAAATGGTTGGGCTTTTCAATGGTTTTGGGGGTGGAGCTTCGGCCCTGGTTGCCGCCTCGGCCCTTATTGCTGCCATCGGATCCACTGCCACCCATATGGGTATGCAGGAAAAGATTGCCACCGTGGCGTCAGGAATTATTGGCTCCGTTACCTTCTTCGGGAGCTATGTCGCCTTTGGAAAGCTGGCGGAATTTCTTGCCGTGAAATGGAAGCTGCACGCGTGGCAGAAAATCATTAAGTATGGATTCTCGCTCCTTGTCGCTGCGGGCGGATGCTGGTACGCCGTTCATCTGGGACTGTCGGTCTCTTCCGTCGTAATCGCTGTAACTTCTCTGATTATCGCGGGTCTTCTCCTTGTGAAGCGGGAACGATTTTCCGGCATGGATCTGTTGAAAATCGCATCCGCAGCAGGCGCGGTCCTTTTTGGTGTCCTGGTTGTTCTTAACCCGCAGGATATTCCCCTGTACTGGGCCCTGATCGGCGTGAGCGGTGTTCTGGGTGTTGTCCTCACTCTGTCCATAGGCGGGGCGGATATGCCCGTCGTCATCGCCCTGCTGAATTCTTACTCCGGCCTGGCGGCCGCCGCTACCGGATTCGTGATTTCCAACACGGTTCTGATCATCTCTGGCTCCCTTGTCGGTGCCTCCGGAATAATCCTGACCAGCATCATGTGCAAGGCCATGAATCGATCTCTTACGAATGTTCTCTTTGGAACCATGGGGCCCACCTCGGAAACGCCGGATGCGGATGAAGTCTATAAGACCGTTAAAGCCGCCTCCGCCGAGGAAATCGCGATGCTTCTGGATGGTGCGGGCCGAGTGGTGATTGTTCCGGGTTACGGAATGGCTGTTGCTCAGGCTCAGCACGCCGTCCGGGATCTGGGAAATCTCCTTGAGGAGCGGGGTGCAACGGTGGAGTATGCCATTCATCCCGTCGCGGGCCGTATGCCGGGCCATATGAATGTTCTCCTGGCGGAAGCCGATGTTCCCTACGATAAGCTGTTGGAAATGGAAGCGATCAATCCAACCATGGGGCAGGTAGATGTCGCCATTGTCGTGGGGGCCAACGATGTCGTGAATCCAGTGGCTCGAACCGATCCCAAGAGTCCGATCGCAGGAATGCCGATTATCGATGTTGACAAGGCCCGGACAGTTGTTGTTGTGAAACGCAGTTTGAGTCCCGGGTTTGCCGGGATCCCCAATCCTCTCTTTGCCGCCGAGAACACACTTATGTTTTTTTCGGATGGGAAGAAGGCTATGCTTGACCTTATTCAGGCGGTGAAGGAAGTATAA
- the larE gene encoding ATP-dependent sacrificial sulfur transferase LarE encodes MSEPTKLMKLERVFHDMKNVAVSYSGGVDSTFLLAVAARVLGADHVMAITILSDITPPWDIGFATSFAGKTGVNHTVIEAHDKIDHPEFKVNSPKRCYHCKLYNHERIQAVLPEGYTLVSGTNASDTGGDRPGVEAEAECGVRQPLLELGFTKDDIRLISRELGIRGWDRPSSACLASRIPHGTPIDRDELARVRDAELFLRDLGYAMVRVRAFPDGVAKIELPEGEITAFLKERERIAEYLRQLGFKHVTLDLEGYIPAGIKYLEKDRERSHPSGN; translated from the coding sequence ATGAGTGAACCAACGAAATTGATGAAACTGGAGCGCGTTTTTCACGATATGAAAAATGTTGCCGTGAGTTATTCGGGAGGAGTCGATTCGACCTTCCTGCTGGCTGTTGCCGCACGGGTCCTGGGTGCAGACCACGTGATGGCGATCACGATCCTTTCTGACATTACTCCGCCCTGGGATATCGGTTTTGCAACGTCCTTCGCAGGAAAGACGGGTGTCAACCATACGGTGATCGAAGCTCACGATAAGATCGATCATCCTGAGTTCAAAGTAAATTCACCGAAGCGATGCTACCACTGCAAGCTGTACAACCATGAACGGATACAGGCTGTACTTCCGGAAGGGTACACCCTGGTCTCCGGCACCAATGCTTCGGATACCGGTGGAGACCGCCCCGGCGTGGAGGCCGAGGCGGAGTGTGGCGTACGTCAACCCCTTCTGGAACTCGGTTTTACAAAGGACGATATCCGGTTGATCAGCCGGGAGCTGGGGATCAGGGGATGGGATCGTCCATCTTCAGCCTGTCTTGCTTCCAGGATCCCTCATGGAACGCCCATCGATCGCGACGAACTCGCAAGGGTAAGGGATGCAGAACTCTTTTTACGGGATCTTGGGTACGCCATGGTTCGAGTCCGGGCCTTTCCGGATGGTGTGGCAAAGATCGAGCTTCCTGAGGGAGAGATCACCGCTTTTCTGAAAGAAAGGGAGCGGATCGCGGAGTATTTGCGGCAGCTGGGTTTCAAGCACGTCACCCTGGATCTGGAAGGGTACATCCCTGCCGGCATCAAATATCTGGAGAAAGACCGTGAACGTTCACATCCGTCCGGGAACTAA
- a CDS encoding DUF3857 domain-containing protein, with product MRILGLYLLSLSLSLLAADPATVLLDETVVLVEDSGLAHVTHHVKVRIDSEKGIQQFSHLRFDYDPATSLKDITKAILIRSSGEDQNLLESEIHDLPQPQYMIYWGARMKLLDVPRLEIGDILETETTMKGFQIAYLAQEEEEKYIPPMRGHYYDSVLFGGDLPITEKRYTIRIPRDKELNTEVFHGELASRVTFDETHVTYTWWKKDIPALKKESRMVDMGDVVTKLVLATVPDWETKSRWFFEVNDPQFEATDEIRALVGRLTSGCEDDDCRFAALLHWVANNIRYSGLSMGKGEGYTLHPGSMIFDERCGVCKDIAGMLITFLRAAGYTVYPAMTMAGARVEDVPADQFNHCVVAVKRDDGSFTMLDPTWCPFSRELWSSAEAEQHYVIGSPEGETLTMTPAVEPSHNRLSLTVNADLDSSGNLKGTMDISGDGFTETNLRWGIINDQTLNIKRQFQAWIASVAPTAIVSDVTMNDPYDLMVPLKIRLTFSIPGYARTDGSTLYYSPLMVHYPVINRRIGDFLSVKEKGDKRTYPVFLRSTRYLVFKEQTRIPRGMEVRDLPDPVTNDGPAARYSRSLRLEKSALITTQELELKKKIVPPEDYSQWKESVQQFKDAADILVTIGRTS from the coding sequence ATGCGTATCCTCGGACTCTATCTTCTTTCGCTTTCCCTTTCTCTGCTGGCTGCAGACCCTGCCACGGTCCTTCTCGATGAAACGGTCGTCCTGGTGGAGGATTCGGGACTTGCCCATGTCACTCACCATGTCAAAGTCCGGATCGATTCCGAAAAGGGGATTCAACAATTTTCTCATCTTCGCTTTGACTATGATCCGGCTACATCGCTGAAAGACATCACAAAGGCCATTCTGATCCGTTCTTCCGGTGAAGATCAGAACCTGCTCGAATCGGAAATTCATGACCTTCCTCAACCCCAGTACATGATCTACTGGGGTGCCCGCATGAAACTTCTGGATGTTCCGAGGCTGGAGATCGGAGACATCCTGGAAACCGAAACTACCATGAAAGGGTTTCAGATTGCATATCTGGCCCAGGAAGAGGAAGAAAAATATATCCCGCCCATGCGGGGACACTACTACGATTCCGTTCTCTTTGGCGGTGATCTGCCAATCACGGAAAAACGCTATACGATCCGCATTCCCAGGGATAAAGAGCTGAATACCGAAGTCTTCCATGGAGAATTGGCCTCCCGGGTGACCTTTGATGAAACGCATGTGACCTATACATGGTGGAAGAAGGATATTCCAGCTCTGAAAAAAGAATCCAGAATGGTGGACATGGGAGATGTCGTTACGAAGCTGGTCCTCGCCACCGTTCCCGACTGGGAAACCAAGAGCCGCTGGTTCTTTGAAGTCAATGACCCTCAATTTGAAGCCACCGACGAAATTCGTGCCCTCGTCGGACGCCTGACCTCCGGCTGTGAAGATGATGATTGCCGCTTTGCCGCCCTCCTTCACTGGGTGGCCAACAACATTCGATACAGCGGGTTATCCATGGGAAAGGGCGAAGGATATACCCTCCATCCTGGTTCCATGATCTTTGACGAACGATGTGGTGTCTGCAAGGACATTGCAGGCATGCTGATCACCTTTCTCCGGGCTGCCGGGTACACGGTTTACCCCGCCATGACGATGGCGGGAGCCAGGGTTGAGGACGTTCCGGCAGATCAGTTCAACCACTGTGTTGTTGCTGTGAAGAGAGACGACGGATCCTTCACCATGCTGGATCCCACCTGGTGTCCCTTTTCCCGGGAGCTCTGGTCCTCCGCCGAAGCGGAACAGCACTATGTCATCGGTTCCCCGGAGGGGGAGACCCTTACAATGACTCCGGCAGTTGAGCCCTCTCACAATCGTCTCTCCCTTACCGTGAATGCGGACCTGGATAGTTCAGGGAACCTGAAGGGAACCATGGATATTTCCGGAGACGGATTTACGGAAACCAACCTGCGATGGGGAATCATCAACGATCAGACGCTGAATATCAAACGACAGTTTCAGGCCTGGATAGCATCCGTCGCACCGACCGCCATCGTATCTGACGTGACGATGAACGACCCGTACGACCTTATGGTTCCGCTGAAAATCCGCCTTACCTTTTCCATACCGGGATACGCCCGGACCGACGGGTCCACCCTGTACTATTCACCCCTTATGGTCCATTACCCGGTGATCAATCGCCGAATCGGAGATTTTCTGTCCGTAAAGGAAAAGGGCGACAAACGTACGTATCCCGTCTTCCTGAGATCCACGCGATATCTTGTCTTTAAGGAGCAGACCCGAATTCCCAGAGGAATGGAGGTAAGGGACCTGCCGGATCCCGTAACGAATGATGGCCCTGCAGCCCGGTACAGCCGATCTCTCCGGCTGGAAAAGAGTGCTCTGATTACCACACAGGAACTTGAGCTGAAGAAAAAGATCGTTCCACCGGAAGACTATTCCCAGTGGAAGGAATCGGTACAGCAATTTAAAGACGCTGCAGATATCCTCGTCACCATCGGGAGGACGTCATGA
- a CDS encoding DUF3857 domain-containing protein has product MKSILVSFILFLCLFAFGAPPAEPDATLHDSRISLNMTPDGRVQETQVLHRTLHTYEAMDKEGDPRFLYRSDVQTFAQLEAETRMTSGKIVPTHARGLNGSTPYRLVACPPCTAWQEMVVTFLGLEPGAETTLSVKLNDVKPWRYALDGVLSFDGFSEVRNFTLDLTVPAGKSLSVAAKGMNTTITRNETEEDLTIHARVDHISVFPEDEMDSGASWVPRIAYSSFTAWDEVGNFLTSKVFLPSSLPEVPEKLDDPLTVPEKISRAVAFVADHLVTVPMDLPRALSSMRDPAAVLESGEGTELDMARLLHSIFTLQGLDPVVHLVSPEAGIPEVPGFSQFDRIFLAIYTKDRTYYIRPGHSLDEENRSTLLGSWYFTPGMSEPQVFRPDDDILVLDGTLTVREDEIMIEGQALLKGRFAGIASGGTSGIEDGLSAFLPTGTTLTSVNAMDVTDRTCRVEFEGIRSKGTVLRLVPELSSLDIPEPTYLERVLPMAFPRTGITVRWKIEGKNSAGEILLPEGSSLECPGIAIQTTVKDKEEYTARLEITKDSIEPLDYLGCRAALAAWDNMPNSSALFKGKKKP; this is encoded by the coding sequence ATGAAATCCATCTTAGTTTCTTTCATTCTTTTTCTATGCCTTTTCGCCTTCGGAGCGCCTCCCGCCGAACCCGATGCAACCCTCCACGACAGTCGGATTTCTTTGAACATGACCCCGGACGGGCGTGTACAGGAGACACAGGTCCTGCACCGCACCCTCCACACCTACGAAGCCATGGACAAGGAAGGCGACCCCCGCTTTCTCTATCGATCCGATGTCCAGACCTTTGCACAGCTGGAAGCAGAGACCCGAATGACTTCCGGAAAGATCGTACCCACGCATGCCAGAGGTTTGAACGGCTCAACCCCGTATCGCCTGGTCGCCTGCCCACCCTGCACCGCCTGGCAGGAGATGGTTGTGACCTTCCTGGGACTGGAGCCCGGAGCCGAAACGACACTTTCCGTAAAACTCAACGATGTAAAGCCCTGGAGATATGCCCTGGATGGCGTCCTTTCCTTTGATGGGTTTTCTGAAGTCAGGAATTTCACGCTGGATCTTACGGTCCCCGCGGGGAAATCGCTCTCTGTGGCCGCAAAAGGTATGAATACAACGATCACCCGGAATGAGACGGAAGAGGATCTGACGATCCATGCCCGGGTCGACCATATCAGTGTCTTTCCAGAGGATGAAATGGATTCCGGTGCTTCCTGGGTTCCTCGAATCGCTTATTCCAGTTTTACGGCATGGGACGAGGTGGGAAATTTTCTTACGTCAAAGGTTTTTCTTCCCTCTTCTCTGCCTGAGGTTCCCGAAAAACTCGATGATCCGCTGACGGTACCGGAGAAAATTTCTAGAGCCGTCGCCTTCGTTGCCGATCACCTTGTGACCGTTCCCATGGATCTGCCCCGGGCCCTTTCCTCCATGAGGGATCCGGCGGCCGTTCTCGAATCCGGGGAGGGAACCGAGCTTGATATGGCCCGGCTTCTCCACTCGATTTTCACACTGCAGGGACTGGACCCCGTGGTCCACCTTGTATCCCCGGAAGCCGGAATCCCTGAAGTTCCGGGTTTTTCGCAGTTTGATCGTATTTTTCTCGCCATTTACACCAAAGATCGGACCTACTACATCCGCCCGGGCCATTCGCTGGACGAGGAGAATCGAAGCACCCTCCTGGGAAGCTGGTATTTTACACCCGGAATGTCGGAACCCCAGGTCTTTCGACCGGATGATGACATCCTCGTTCTCGATGGTACTCTCACCGTCAGGGAGGATGAAATCATGATCGAAGGTCAGGCTTTGTTGAAGGGACGATTTGCGGGGATCGCATCGGGAGGCACCTCCGGGATTGAAGACGGGCTGAGTGCCTTTCTCCCCACCGGAACCACCCTGACCTCCGTGAATGCGATGGACGTAACGGATCGAACCTGCAGGGTTGAATTTGAAGGAATCCGTTCAAAGGGAACGGTTCTTCGTCTGGTCCCGGAACTTTCATCCCTGGACATCCCCGAACCGACCTATCTGGAGAGAGTCTTACCCATGGCCTTTCCCAGAACCGGGATCACCGTGCGATGGAAAATCGAAGGCAAAAATTCGGCTGGAGAAATACTTCTTCCCGAAGGGTCTTCACTTGAATGCCCGGGGATCGCAATTCAAACCACCGTGAAGGATAAAGAGGAGTATACGGCCCGGCTGGAAATCACGAAAGATTCTATCGAGCCTTTGGATTATCTAGGATGCAGGGCTGCACTTGCGGCGTGGGACAACATGCCGAATTCTTCAGCCCTGTTCAAAGGGAAAAAGAAACCTTAG
- a CDS encoding ATP-binding protein, translating into MAKRRCTVCGKASRIYLRASNSAFCQDHYFEAFERKVFKAIKSFSMFQPGDRILVAVSGGKDSIALLHLLHHHNYDVTGYYIDLGIESYSEMSTEKVLEFSSTASIPIRIDRVRDLFGVGIDEVARILRRPPCAVCGTVKRYLMNRAAQDFDVVTTGHNLDDEAATLLGNLLHWQEGYIRRQSPSLGEQGTLARKVKPLIYLTEYETAHYAFMKGLDTVVEECPHSERATSLSYKEALNGLEAAMPGTKLSFVKGFLALKGSLFPPEEPEAIDLTPCNQCGSMTTVGLCSVCRMREKVSAVVSPPEPL; encoded by the coding sequence GTGGCTAAACGCCGTTGCACCGTATGTGGGAAGGCCTCCCGGATCTATTTGAGGGCTTCCAACAGTGCCTTCTGTCAGGACCACTATTTCGAAGCCTTTGAAAGGAAAGTTTTTAAGGCCATCAAGTCCTTTTCCATGTTTCAACCCGGAGATCGGATCCTGGTCGCCGTTTCGGGGGGAAAGGATTCCATCGCTCTGCTGCACCTGCTCCATCATCATAACTATGATGTAACTGGGTATTACATCGATCTCGGCATTGAATCCTACTCGGAAATGTCAACGGAGAAAGTCCTGGAGTTTTCATCCACAGCCTCCATCCCAATCAGGATTGATCGTGTCCGGGATCTCTTCGGAGTGGGAATCGATGAAGTTGCCCGCATCCTGCGGCGTCCGCCCTGTGCCGTTTGCGGTACGGTAAAGCGGTATCTGATGAATCGAGCGGCTCAAGATTTTGATGTGGTCACGACGGGACACAACCTTGACGACGAGGCCGCAACCCTGCTGGGTAACCTGCTTCACTGGCAGGAAGGATATATCCGGCGTCAGTCGCCTTCCCTGGGAGAGCAGGGTACCCTGGCCCGGAAGGTGAAACCCCTGATCTATCTGACTGAGTACGAGACGGCCCATTATGCCTTTATGAAGGGGCTGGATACAGTTGTTGAAGAGTGCCCTCACAGCGAGAGAGCCACAAGTCTTTCGTACAAGGAGGCACTGAACGGCCTGGAAGCAGCCATGCCGGGAACGAAATTGAGTTTTGTAAAAGGATTTCTGGCCCTTAAAGGCTCACTTTTTCCACCGGAGGAACCAGAAGCCATTGACCTTACCCCATGCAATCAATGCGGATCGATGACGACGGTGGGCCTCTGCAGTGTGTGCCGGATGAGGGAGAAAGTCTCAGCGGTCGTAAGCCCCCCGGAACCTTTATGA
- the mnmA gene encoding tRNA 2-thiouridine(34) synthase MnmA → MNSCQNRTVFVGMSGGVDSSVAASLLVKQGFQVQGVTLLLYPENSKCCNLDDVRDAREVATQIGIPHRTLDYTESFVDRVIHPFAEDYRKGLTPNPCPGCNAVVRFFALAQLARKEGASHIATGHYARLECVEDFIFLKPAEDPEKSQEYFLAFLPQEILSMLTFPLGDLRKDEVREIAGHLSLSVRSKKESQDVCFVPPDGYADFLVRRFCVEPRQGEIVDRQGRVLGTHRGIVYFTVGQRKGLGIASSEPLYVIELNPDKNQVVVGHRDEAGRTEIQVLPQVWHLRSRNGTFRVRIRYRHRPAPALVKEGPGHLTVQFYEPQFAPAPGQLAVFYDDRDRVIGAGTILPFSCYQ, encoded by the coding sequence ATGAACAGTTGTCAGAATCGAACCGTTTTTGTGGGCATGAGCGGAGGAGTCGATTCTTCCGTCGCGGCAAGTCTTCTTGTAAAACAGGGGTTTCAGGTTCAGGGCGTTACCCTTCTTCTCTATCCAGAAAACAGTAAATGCTGCAATCTTGACGACGTTCGTGACGCAAGGGAAGTTGCCACCCAGATTGGGATTCCTCACAGAACCCTCGATTACACTGAGTCCTTCGTGGACCGTGTTATCCACCCCTTTGCAGAGGACTACCGAAAGGGGCTGACTCCAAATCCCTGTCCCGGATGCAACGCAGTTGTCCGTTTTTTCGCCCTGGCACAGCTGGCTCGAAAAGAGGGAGCATCCCATATCGCTACCGGGCACTATGCGAGACTGGAATGCGTGGAGGATTTCATTTTTCTCAAACCCGCCGAGGACCCGGAAAAGTCGCAGGAGTATTTTCTTGCCTTCCTGCCGCAGGAAATCCTTTCCATGCTCACCTTTCCACTGGGAGATCTTCGAAAGGATGAGGTAAGGGAAATTGCGGGACACCTCTCCCTTTCGGTGCGATCGAAAAAGGAAAGTCAGGATGTATGTTTTGTGCCGCCCGATGGGTACGCAGACTTTCTTGTCCGGCGATTCTGTGTGGAACCCCGACAGGGGGAAATTGTGGATCGACAGGGGCGCGTTCTGGGAACGCATCGGGGAATTGTCTATTTCACCGTGGGTCAGAGAAAGGGTCTGGGCATTGCATCCAGTGAACCTCTCTACGTGATTGAATTGAATCCAGATAAAAATCAGGTTGTTGTCGGCCATCGAGACGAAGCAGGCAGGACGGAGATCCAGGTGCTTCCCCAGGTCTGGCATCTTCGCTCCAGGAACGGGACCTTTCGAGTGAGAATCCGATACCGTCATCGCCCTGCACCCGCCCTTGTGAAGGAAGGTCCGGGGCACCTGACCGTCCAGTTTTATGAACCTCAATTCGCCCCGGCACCGGGACAGCTCGCCGTCTTTTACGATGACCGGGACAGGGTGATTGGAGCCGGTACAATTCTGCCTTTTTCCTGTTATCAATAA
- a CDS encoding NAD(P) transhydrogenase subunit alpha, translating to MDFVAILTIFVLAIFVGFEIITKVPPTLHTPLMSGSNAISGITIIGSLMLAGAINEPIVSRIIATVAVAFATINVVGGFLVTHRMLKMFKKR from the coding sequence ATGGATTTTGTCGCGATACTGACGATTTTTGTACTCGCCATTTTCGTAGGATTTGAAATTATTACCAAAGTCCCGCCAACGCTGCATACTCCATTGATGTCGGGTTCCAATGCAATTTCGGGAATTACGATTATTGGATCTCTGATGCTGGCCGGAGCGATAAACGAGCCGATAGTGTCCAGGATCATTGCTACCGTCGCGGTCGCTTTTGCCACGATCAACGTGGTGGGAGGTTTTCTTGTAACCCACCGCATGCTCAAGATGTTCAAGAAGCGATAA
- a CDS encoding class I SAM-dependent methyltransferase — MNIFKRLKLAVSVFVWGDSYRRPWEIIGRDKSSAYEMMNHSPSEEALIKSGRATAERMQRALKIDMNKRVLEIGCGVGRIGKELAPVCKEWVGVDVSGGFISIAKERMKDLPNVTLQRIDSNDLSCFPDDSFDVVYVHIVFIHIDCQDVYQYIKEIKRILKPHGIFYFDLFNLLDEWGFVRFEYELDTYKDKKKPVHRVRFSTPQEINRFVKGAGLHVLHFHDTSYLLQMFTTKIADGEVAQDTIPHLKEFLDDTKCLIPEGPAQWWDGLR; from the coding sequence ATGAATATCTTTAAACGTTTAAAATTGGCGGTTTCAGTATTTGTTTGGGGGGATAGTTATCGCCGCCCCTGGGAAATCATTGGCCGTGACAAGTCGTCTGCCTACGAGATGATGAACCACTCACCATCAGAAGAAGCACTGATAAAGAGCGGACGTGCTACCGCCGAGAGGATGCAGCGAGCGCTCAAGATTGACATGAATAAAAGGGTTCTTGAAATCGGCTGCGGTGTGGGACGTATTGGGAAAGAACTCGCCCCAGTATGCAAGGAATGGGTGGGTGTGGATGTTTCAGGGGGATTCATTAGTATTGCAAAAGAGCGGATGAAAGACTTACCGAATGTCACGCTTCAAAGGATTGACAGTAATGATCTCAGTTGCTTCCCGGATGATTCGTTCGACGTAGTATACGTTCACATCGTATTTATCCACATCGATTGCCAGGATGTCTATCAGTACATTAAAGAAATCAAGCGCATATTGAAGCCCCATGGAATTTTCTATTTTGACCTGTTCAACTTGCTGGATGAATGGGGATTCGTACGTTTTGAATACGAGTTAGATACTTACAAAGACAAGAAAAAACCTGTACATCGAGTAAGATTCTCAACACCTCAAGAGATAAACCGCTTCGTCAAAGGAGCAGGATTGCACGTACTTCATTTCCATGACACCTCATATTTACTACAAATGTTTACGACAAAAATCGCTGATGGAGAAGTGGCACAGGATACAATTCCTCATCTCAAGGAATTTCTTGATGACACAAAATGCCTTATTCCGGAAGGTCCTGCTCAGTGGTGGGATGGACTTCGTTAA
- a CDS encoding CDGSH iron-sulfur domain-containing protein, whose product MARILISRAQEPLRLLLGGDERWICMCGLSQNPPFCEGLHLQTEGEDPESLYLYRDGKRMKICLTPCGEENL is encoded by the coding sequence ATGGCGCGAATCTTGATATCCAGGGCGCAGGAGCCCCTTCGTTTGCTGCTTGGGGGGGATGAACGCTGGATTTGCATGTGCGGGTTGAGCCAGAATCCTCCCTTCTGTGAAGGTCTGCATCTCCAGACCGAGGGAGAAGATCCGGAATCCCTCTACCTCTATCGGGATGGGAAACGAATGAAAATTTGTCTTACGCCCTGCGGGGAAGAGAATCTCTAA